One Antarctobacter heliothermus DNA segment encodes these proteins:
- a CDS encoding cupin domain-containing protein, with translation MTADEIIALLDLSPHPEGGHYRQTWQAEGDGRPPGTCIYFVLKAGERSHWHRVDAGEIWHFYSGAPLRLMRAPTDSGPRQDMILGPDLAAGQRPQGIVEPGHWQAAETLGDWTLVGCTVSPGFQFEGFELAAPGFDIPDRAKS, from the coding sequence ATGACAGCTGATGAGATCATTGCCCTGCTGGACCTGTCACCTCACCCCGAGGGCGGGCACTATCGGCAGACGTGGCAGGCCGAAGGCGACGGCCGGCCACCCGGCACCTGCATCTATTTCGTGTTAAAAGCCGGAGAGCGCAGCCATTGGCACCGCGTCGATGCGGGCGAAATCTGGCACTTCTATTCTGGCGCACCGCTGCGCCTGATGCGCGCGCCAACGGACAGCGGTCCGCGTCAGGACATGATCCTTGGCCCCGATCTGGCCGCCGGGCAGCGTCCGCAGGGAATTGTGGAGCCGGGTCATTGGCAGGCGGCGGAAACGCTTGGCGACTGGACGCTGGTTGGCTGCACCGTCTCCCCCGGCTTCCAGTTTGAGGGGTTTGAACTGGCCGCCCCCGGTTTCGATATACCAGACCGCGCCAAATCCTGA
- a CDS encoding holin-associated N-acetylmuramidase: MSTVTTDVRQMAEEIVAREGGYVNDPDDPGGATKYGVTIHTMRRLGLDLTGDGRVDAEDVRQISREQAVTIFLTHYFIKPRIAELPEPLHETVFDMYVNAGGNAVKILQRLLNQMGEEVSVDGAIGPQTVAATARAFGKAPGHMVDAYGIARRNYYFRIADNRPASRKYARTRSGGKGGWIKRAEQFISARYHMTDAEFQARVAAWG, encoded by the coding sequence ATGTCGACTGTGACGACCGACGTGCGCCAGATGGCTGAAGAAATCGTTGCCCGCGAGGGGGGCTATGTCAACGACCCGGACGATCCCGGCGGGGCGACAAAATACGGTGTGACGATCCACACCATGCGCCGGCTGGGGCTGGATCTGACCGGCGACGGGCGGGTGGATGCCGAAGACGTGCGCCAGATTTCCCGCGAACAGGCGGTCACGATCTTTCTGACGCATTACTTTATCAAGCCGCGTATCGCAGAGTTGCCGGAGCCGCTGCATGAGACGGTGTTCGACATGTATGTGAACGCCGGCGGCAACGCGGTGAAAATCCTGCAACGTCTGCTGAACCAGATGGGTGAAGAGGTCAGCGTCGATGGCGCGATTGGCCCGCAAACCGTCGCCGCGACCGCGCGCGCCTTTGGCAAGGCGCCGGGCCATATGGTCGATGCCTACGGGATTGCGCGGCGCAACTACTATTTCCGCATCGCCGATAATCGACCCGCCTCGCGCAAATACGCGCGGACGCGGTCGGGGGGCAAAGGCGGTTGGATCAAACGGGCCGAACAGTTCATTTCTGCCCGCTACCACATGACGGATGCCGAGTTTCAGGCACGGGTGGCAGCATGGGGCTGA
- a CDS encoding holin family protein, with amino-acid sequence MGLMGQLLGALFGSGRNVVAETAEVFRINAEAQAQRGHDAQGAALAQMAGEFRVVRRSWFDRFMDALNRVPRPAMALGTLGLFVTAMVDPVWFAARMAGIALVPEPLWWLLGAIVSFYFGARHLSKGQDFQRDLAATMAAVPQVVQTVRNVEALRDVTPGDGPVEPAGFETPLNNPALADWRSGRG; translated from the coding sequence ATGGGGCTGATGGGGCAACTATTGGGAGCGTTGTTCGGGTCCGGCCGCAACGTGGTGGCTGAGACGGCAGAGGTGTTCCGCATCAACGCCGAGGCGCAGGCGCAGCGCGGCCATGATGCGCAAGGAGCGGCGCTGGCGCAGATGGCCGGAGAGTTCCGGGTGGTGCGCCGGAGTTGGTTTGATCGCTTCATGGATGCGCTGAACCGTGTGCCGCGCCCGGCGATGGCACTGGGAACGCTGGGTCTATTTGTAACCGCGATGGTGGATCCGGTTTGGTTCGCCGCGCGCATGGCAGGAATTGCACTGGTGCCGGAACCGCTGTGGTGGTTGCTGGGGGCGATTGTCAGTTTCTATTTTGGCGCCCGTCACCTTTCCAAGGGGCAGGATTTTCAGCGTGATCTGGCGGCCACGATGGCGGCGGTTCCGCAGGTCGTTCAAACGGTACGCAATGTCGAGGCATTGCGCGACGTGACCCCCGGAGACGGCCCGGTGGAGCCTGCCGGATTCGAGACGCCGCTGAACAACCCGGCGCTGGCAGACTGGCGGTCCGGGCGCGGCTGA
- a CDS encoding PRC-barrel domain-containing protein codes for MKRFMLTVATTALVPALALAESHAASDTMDPAADPVPMEQTDAPEVTETVDPAADPMATDVDPEPTDMAEDADPVAPTMDTDKMADTDHAVGHSIGLMAATKASVIIGAPIYTLAAEDQIDWDPTVDYDTVADEWTRIGSVNDFVLGEDGKITGLVAEVGGFLGMGDTLVLLPLDQTRMVSVDENSYSVVTPYTSEQLTEMEKVE; via the coding sequence ATGAAACGCTTCATGCTTACTGTCGCAACAACCGCCCTCGTTCCCGCCCTTGCGCTGGCCGAAAGCCACGCTGCAAGTGACACCATGGACCCGGCCGCTGATCCGGTGCCGATGGAACAGACTGACGCCCCCGAGGTGACCGAAACAGTCGACCCGGCAGCCGATCCGATGGCAACGGACGTCGATCCCGAGCCGACCGACATGGCCGAAGACGCCGATCCGGTTGCCCCCACGATGGACACCGACAAGATGGCTGACACCGATCATGCCGTCGGCCATTCCATCGGCCTGATGGCGGCCACCAAAGCCTCTGTCATCATTGGCGCGCCGATCTACACGCTGGCCGCCGAAGACCAGATCGATTGGGATCCGACGGTCGACTATGACACCGTTGCCGACGAATGGACCCGGATTGGGTCGGTCAACGACTTCGTCTTGGGCGAAGATGGCAAGATCACCGGGCTGGTGGCCGAAGTGGGCGGCTTCCTCGGTATGGGTGACACGCTTGTGTTGCTTCCGCTGGACCAGACCCGCATGGTGTCTGTTGATGAAAACAGCTACTCGGTCGTGACGCCGTACACCAGCGAGCAACTGACTGAAATGGAAAAAGTCGAGTGA